In Flavobacteriales bacterium, the following proteins share a genomic window:
- a CDS encoding DUF3987 domain-containing protein: MKITVFKNFQDRKGNYELVKVLNAIKEGKFNKEITQLREADSEEEKGRIKNSLLAFTPSAVLNTGRKFTDGDSYSGIIHLDYDKLNDVAGAIDKIKSLEYTYSCFVSPSGDGIKVFIRVSNEMEQHKDAFNTLRSYYDKAVGRESDKSIKDLVRLCFVSSDPELYLNEESVVFDYKTVSTTRTPEELWEYTSRKETFTVGNRNNFIHFFACNANREGLNMEDVKSYCSSMTDATLTYSEIEKTIRSAYENNTSQFGELQSVQFVQSCSKEDKSPMIPDEVYENLPPVLKESCEVFSGRERDVYLTSALSIISGGLSNIKGVYDNEIVYPNLYSFIIAPAASGKGSMKYAKSLGDCFHNLLQEQNVQAKINYNRDVEIYNLKKKMAKKEEDIVDLKKPEKPKHKAFFIAGNISSAMLHKVLESNGGSGCITETETDTITNALKQEWGGYSDILRKGFHHETISLMRKTDLEYIIIEKPKFSLSITGTPDQVKGILSNTKNGLASRFMFYSFNAKPEWRRTFTKNISSSKQNQFLKFTQDLCDKFSSQSEREFNITEEQGEIHFNTFKEILDEKYYSYLGESDSLIKRLGLIIYKIAMVLSAVRTDEPIMECEDRDFDTAMELTKVYLAHGLNVFQKINNRENKLPLNEELWMNKLPEEFTSSEAISIAKKLGIKERTAYKKLRDYVENELLKKVETGVYRKLSKN; the protein is encoded by the coding sequence ATGAAGATTACAGTTTTTAAAAATTTCCAAGACAGGAAAGGAAATTATGAATTAGTCAAAGTCTTAAACGCTATTAAGGAAGGCAAGTTCAATAAAGAAATCACTCAGCTTAGAGAAGCTGATAGTGAAGAAGAAAAAGGAAGAATTAAAAATTCTCTCCTTGCATTTACTCCATCAGCAGTTTTAAATACTGGAAGGAAGTTTACAGATGGAGATAGCTATAGTGGTATTATCCATTTAGACTATGATAAGCTAAATGATGTAGCTGGGGCAATAGATAAAATTAAATCTCTTGAGTATACCTATAGCTGTTTTGTTAGTCCAAGCGGTGATGGTATTAAAGTGTTTATTAGAGTAAGTAATGAGATGGAGCAGCATAAAGATGCTTTTAATACTCTAAGAAGTTACTATGATAAAGCAGTTGGAAGAGAGTCTGATAAATCAATAAAAGACCTTGTTAGGTTATGCTTTGTATCTAGTGACCCAGAGCTATATCTAAATGAAGAGTCTGTAGTATTTGATTATAAAACTGTAAGCACGACAAGAACCCCTGAAGAGCTTTGGGAGTATACCTCTAGAAAAGAAACCTTTACTGTTGGTAATAGAAATAATTTCATCCACTTCTTTGCATGTAATGCTAATAGAGAAGGATTAAATATGGAAGATGTAAAATCATATTGCTCTTCTATGACTGATGCGACTCTTACCTATAGTGAAATAGAAAAGACAATTAGAAGCGCATATGAGAATAATACTTCTCAGTTTGGAGAATTGCAGAGCGTGCAGTTTGTGCAGTCGTGCAGTAAGGAAGATAAATCTCCAATGATACCAGATGAGGTTTATGAAAATTTACCTCCTGTACTCAAAGAATCTTGTGAGGTTTTTAGTGGAAGAGAAAGAGATGTGTATCTAACAAGTGCTTTATCAATTATTAGTGGAGGACTTTCTAATATCAAAGGTGTTTATGATAATGAAATTGTTTATCCAAACCTCTATTCATTTATTATAGCACCAGCTGCTAGTGGAAAAGGCTCTATGAAGTATGCAAAGAGCCTTGGGGATTGTTTTCATAACTTATTACAGGAACAAAACGTTCAGGCAAAAATAAATTACAATAGAGATGTGGAGATATATAATTTGAAAAAGAAAATGGCTAAAAAAGAAGAAGATATAGTTGATTTAAAAAAACCAGAAAAGCCAAAACATAAAGCCTTTTTTATTGCTGGTAATATCTCTTCAGCGATGCTACATAAAGTTCTCGAATCTAATGGTGGTAGCGGATGTATCACAGAAACAGAAACGGACACCATAACTAATGCACTAAAACAAGAGTGGGGAGGTTACAGTGATATATTAAGAAAAGGATTTCATCATGAGACTATATCATTGATGAGAAAAACAGATTTGGAATATATTATAATTGAAAAGCCTAAATTTTCTTTATCAATTACTGGAACACCGGACCAAGTAAAAGGTATACTGAGTAATACTAAAAATGGTTTGGCAAGTAGGTTTATGTTCTATTCATTCAATGCAAAACCTGAATGGAGAAGAACTTTCACTAAAAACATAAGTAGCAGTAAACAGAACCAATTTTTAAAATTCACACAAGACCTTTGTGACAAGTTTTCCTCCCAAAGTGAAAGAGAATTTAACATTACAGAAGAACAAGGAGAAATTCACTTCAATACGTTTAAAGAAATATTGGATGAAAAATACTATTCTTATCTCGGAGAATCTGATAGTCTAATTAAAAGACTTGGTCTTATTATTTATAAAATAGCAATGGTGCTCTCAGCAGTCAGAACTGACGAGCCTATAATGGAGTGTGAGGATAGGGACTTTGATACAGCGATGGAGCTTACAAAAGTATATCTAGCTCACGGGCTCAATGTTTTTCAAAAGATAAATAATCGTGAGAACAAGCTCCCGCTAAATGAAGAGCTGTGGATGAATAAGCTTCCAGAGGAGTTTACATCATCCGAGGCTATTTCAATAGCTAAGAAGCTTGGGATAAAAGAGCGGACAGCTTACAAAAAGCTTAGGGATTATGTTGAAAATGAACTATTGAAAAAGGTGGAGACTGGAGTCTATAGGAAATTATCAAAAAACTGA